One stretch of Nicotiana tabacum cultivar K326 chromosome 18, ASM71507v2, whole genome shotgun sequence DNA includes these proteins:
- the LOC142172581 gene encoding uncharacterized protein LOC142172581, translated as MGLLQPVPPNRQNPESPSYQPGARCAYHSGVEGHDTESCWTLKRVVENLIEQKRIVLKDEDIPNVTNNPLPAHNNGPIIGMICEDKEFDPVLKAIIAIADIEKEPKTYAKQEKVDNKSKNPPQNTEKAVKKKIEVVPSKDTVLYVPRGSKKGQVTLSPPRRFELNKGSKMYVPKGTYAERGPIISPRLNEPVIIGRAPQRPMTDPTTVPWNYNKAVVTYKGKEILGEVNETNPTEKYLNLEELNDSTKKRFPLKKPVSAEEAEEFFRKMKTADYEIIDQLRNSPAQVSLWSLLMNSTEHQKVLIKTLNEAYVPIETTVEQLERMAERFFMINQISFSKNDLPSEGAAHNKALHLTVKCEGYYVKRVMLDGRSGVDICPLLTLQRMEIETGRIRPNNVCVRAFDGIKRDTLGEIDLILTIGPVDFEVTFQVLDMDTSYNFLLGRPWIHATEAIPSTLHQMVKFVHENQEIIVHGEDEHSIYRDPSVPCLEAKEGSEHIVYQVFEVVVADQCEEGSPYPQPFLSKASIMVAREMIRHGYKRGKGLGASLQGITEPITLPAAEKFFGIGFYAEEADVIWANQRKSNGWVLSQPIPHLYKTFVKPKYNEEKEDETFTAEKIEEICEVMRQMMYETHMVQPGEGSSTAEVLYMGPDAKLQNWKATPFSINRESW; from the coding sequence atgggtttgttacaACCCGTACCCCCAAATAGGCAAAACCCAGAGTCACCCTCTTACCAACCTGGTGCCCGATGTGCCTATCATTCTGGAGTGGAAGGACATGACACTGAGAGCTGTTGGACTttgaaaagggttgttgaaaaccTCATAGAACAAAAGCGAATAGTGTTAAAGGACGAAGacattcctaatgtgaccaacaatccGTTACCGGCTCACAATAATGGACCAATTATTGGGATGATCTgcgaagataaagagtttgatccTGTCTTGAAAGCCATCATTGCAATCGCCGACATTGAGAAAGAGCCCAAGACGTATGCAAAGCAAGAAAAGGTGGACAACAAGAGTAAAAACCCCCCTCAAAACACAGAAAAAGcagtgaaaaaaaaaattgaggtagTACCCTCGAAAGATACTGTCCTTTATGTCCCCCGAGGTTCGAAGAAAGGACAAGTTACATTGAGCCCTCCAAGAAGGTTTGAGCTGAACAAAGGATCTAAGATGTATGTGCCCAAAGGGACCTATGCGGAACGGGGGCcaataatttcaccaaggctgaatgagcccgtgatTATTGGACGCGCGCCGCAGAGGCCCATGACGGATCCTACTACCGTCCCATGGAATTATAACAAGgcggtagtaacctacaaaggaaaagaaatcctggGAGAAGTGAATGAAACTAACCCAACTGAGAAATACCTCAACCTGGAGGAGTTGAATGATTCTACAAAGAAGCGTTTCCCACTCAAGAAACCGGTTAGCGCCgaggaagcggaagagtttttcaGGAAAATGAAAACTGCAGACTACGAGATAATTGATCAACTCCGAAACTCTCCCGCTCAGGTCTCGTTGTGGTCTCTATTGATGAATTCTACTGAGCATCAAAAAGTGTTGATCAAGACCCTCAACGAAGCTTACGTCCCAATTGAAACTACCGTGGAACAACTAGAGAGGATGGCAGAAAGATTTTTCATGATCAATCAAatttccttcagcaaaaatgatcTTCCCTCGGAAGGGGCCGCTCACAACAAGGCCCTCCACCTAACAGTTAAATGTGAAGGGTACTATGTGAAGAGGGTCATGCTGGATGGCAGGTCCGGAGTGGATATCTGTCCCCTTTTGACtctgcaaagaatggagatcgaAACAGGGAGGATCAGGCCCAACAACGTATGTGTTCGTGCCTTTGACGGCATCAAAAGGGACACCCTAGGCGagatcgatttgattttgactattggacctgtggattttgaggtgacctTTCAAGTCCTAGATATGGATACTTCTTACAATTTCCTTCTAGGAAGGCCCTGGATTCATGCGACAGAAGCCataccttctactctccaccagatggtaaaATTTGTACATGAAAATCAAGAGATTATAGTCCACGGAGAGGATGAGCATTCAATTTATCGAGACCCGTCGGTTCCATGCCTCGAAGCTAAGGAGGGTAGTGAACACATAGTCTATCAAGTTTTCGAGGTTGTGGTCGCAGACCAATGCGAAGAAGGAAGCCCCTACCCTCAACCTTTTCTCTCAAAAGCGTCAATTATGGTTGCCAGggaaatgatcaggcatggttatAAACGGGGAAAGGGActcggggcatcattgcaaggtatcACCGAACCTATCACATTACCTGCCGCCGAAAAGTTCTTCGGTATTGGTTTTTACGCCGAAGAAGCTGACGTAATTTGGGCAAACCAACGGAAGAGCAATGGTTGGGTATTATCTCAGCCAATTCCCCATCTTTACAAAACATTCGTCAAACCCAAGTACAATGAAGAAAAAGAGGATGAGACCTTCACGGCcgagaaaattgaagaaatctgtgAGGTTATGAGGCAAATGATGTACGAAACCCATATGGTTCAGCcgggagaaggctcgagcaccgctgaggtgctttaCATGGGGCCCGATGCCAAAttgcaaaactggaaggctactccgttTTCGATCAACCGGGAATCCTGGTAG